The genome window ATACAGAAGCCACTGCACGCGGGAGAGAATCTGCTCGAAATCCACTTCGAGGGAAAAGGGGCGTTGGGCTACCAGGCGGTTAACCGCTACTATCTACCATGGCGCGATACCATGCCACCCGTAGGACCTCCTACAGAGCCGCTTGCCTTGGCCGTGCACTACGACCGAACGACCCTGGCACAGAACGATACGGTGGGGGTGACAGTCACCATTCATAACAACACCGATAGCACGGTGGAGATGCCTCTCATTGACCTCGGAGTGCCGCCCGGCTTTACGGTGGAGACGGACGGCCTGGAGGAGGCGGTTAAAGCGAGAACCATAGATAAATACACAGTGGCGGCGCGGCAGATCATCGTCTATCTCCAAAAGCTCACACCAAACCAAGCGATCACTTTACGCTACAAGGTGCGCGCGCTCTTCCCCGTGAAGGCGCTTACGCCGCTGAGTAAGGTCTATCCCTACTACGATCCGGAGAAGGTCACCATCGTTCCACCTCAAACCGTTGTGGTTGAGTAGACACGTCTGAAAACGTTGGTTGAGTCAGGGGGCACCGTTGCATTTTACTGCCCCCTGACCTTTTGTGAGCGGCTAAGGCACAGAGGTTTAAGCGGGCGGTATAATGCCTCATGTAAAACCGCTGGAGAGGAACCGCCTTTGTGTCGCAAGCGATTTTGTGCCCATCTGATGTTTGTTGTCCTAGTCTATCTTCTCTTCGGCCAAAGTGTAAAAGCACAACCAACCTCGCCAGCTCCAAAGCTCATTCTCGTGCTTTGTGATGGCCTCACTATAAGAGACCTGGAGAACCCGCATCATCCAGCTCTTTATCTCCTCGCTCGGTCTGGAGCAGTCGGTCTTATGAACGTGCGTACCGCTCAGCCCTATTCCCATCTTTCAGCGCTTCTTACGTTGGCGGCAGGCCAAATGGAGGCGGCGCAGCCTACCGATGGTTGGGCTTTTCAACAACAGGAGCAAGTCCCTAACTCGCGAGGAACGGCCGGCATTCTCTATCTGCGATACACAGGGCTAGTACCTACAAAGCCCATCGTGCATCTCGGCATCGCCTCGCTTTTGCGACGTAAGCTGAATACGGTGCTGCTTGGCTCTCTTCTGAATCAGGCTAGGCCCCCTATAGTTGCGGCGATCTATGGAAACGCAGATGCGAGTCAGCCCGATCGAAGCGCTGCGTTGTTGGCCACCGACGCGTTTGGACAGGCACAAGGCGATCTGCTTTCTACACAGCGCGATGTGGAGGCTCCTTTCGGACAGCGCGATAAACGAATGGACTGGTTTTATAGCAAGATAGTAGGGGGCACTGCCTCTCTATGTGTGATTCAGCTTGGCGACATGACGCGCCTTGCTGCGCTACAAACAAAACTATCGGCGAAAACCTTCCAGGCGTTGCGTGAGAGAGCTCTTTCAAGGCTTGATGTCCTACTCTATATGCTATGGAGCTTCGTGCGCGATCATGGAAGTGTAGATTTTATCTTGGTGTCCCCTGTTGCTGCACGAGGGGCGGCACTGCCTGATGCTTGGCAGCGTCTTACGCCTATTGTGGCTTTAGGGCCGGACTTTCCTGCAGGTTTGCTGACATCGCCAACGACGCGCACACGAGGTCTCGTGGCAAATACCGACCTCGCACCGACGATCTTGAACCTATTCCACGTGCCCATACCGCCCACAATGACCGGACGCCCCTTTGTTGCGGTGCCCTATAGGGACGGGGCACACCGACTCGCGGTGTTGGCGCGAATGGATTATGTGAGTGTGCTCAATGCGCGAACTGTGGTAGGGGGTATGGTGGCTATCGGGGCGCTCGGATCCCTAATCGCCGTTGGAGCGTTGATAGCCCATCGCTTCAAAAACCGTAGGTTGGCACGCTGGCTTTCAGCCGTTTTTGTATGGGGGCTTAATCTCCCTACAGCGTTGTTGCTGGCACCGCTATGGGTACCCCCTACACGATGGGAGTATATCCTGCGGATCATGGCTTGGATGAGCCTGCTTACGCTGGGATGTTATGGGGTTGGGCGATGGTCACGTTGGAGACCACCGAGCATAGCCTGTTTGGTTTGCATTCTATTGATAGCTTTCGATCTGTGTAGCGGCCAGCAGCTCATTAAGGATTCGCTGCTCAGCGGGTATGCGTTGTCGGGAATTCGCTACTATGGCATTGGGAACGAGTATTTGGGTGTTCTTGTGGGCATGGCGTTGATAGGCGGGTGTGCCTGGCTTGACGATCTAGCCGTATTGCAGGCGAAAGAGAGCCCTCTTTACCGAAAAATGCTGGTGGGGGTCTGGGGGCTGTTAACCGTTCTCTTTGGTTGGCCCTATTGGGGGGCAAACTATGGTAGCTTGGTGGTTACTTGCGTCGCCTTTGGCTTGGGAAGAGAGGCCTTGTGGAATCGTTCGACGAGTCTCGTCAAGGCGATCGTGTTGGGATGTTGCGGAATAGGGCTTGCCTTTCTATTCGGAGAACTTGATGCGAGCTTGGCGCGCAGGGCCAGCTCTCATGCGGGCTATGTTTTGGAGGAGGCCAAGCACGGAAGGGGAGTACGTTATTTAGGCGAGATTATCCTCCGAAAACTGGCTATGAACGCACATCTGCTGACCTCGCCTTACCTCTATCTAGGAATTGGGGTTGTCACCACCATTTTGGCTGCGAGTTTCTGGTTGTTGTGCCCAGAGGAGCGGGCGAGGCTCTTCCGACGCGTCCATACGGTAAAGGCGCTTGAAGCGCTGCCGGCAACAGTTGTTGTTACCCTATTCTTTAAGGATTCGGGAGTGGTGAGCATTATCTTTCTAATAGGAACAACCTGTGCGATTCTTCTATGGTATGCGCTGCAAGAAGAGAGTGGGGAGAAAGGAGGACGAGAGGGCGTTGCGTCCTTCTGTAGCCCTTCGTCCCCCTTAAGCGGCAAGATCGAGCCGTGAGGCGCTATTCGCGCTAAATGCGACTCGGTTGGCTTCGGGAGTGAACTGCACCCGATTCTGGGTAGGTTGAAATTTCACCCGATTCGAGATCGCGTGAAACCCTACCCGGCTCTGCACAGGTTGATACTGCAAGCGATTCTGCACAGAGCTGAACTGCAGTCTGTCTTGCGTGCCGATCTCATTCAAGTGAGGTTCCTCCTTTCCCTACGAAAGGTCCTCGGCGGCAAGACAGATTTATGTTCGGTCGTTTCCTGCTGCGCGCTTCTTGTAACTTCTACCAGGTTTTAGGCCGCTTGGTCTAAAATCGAGAGCGAATCGCTTGCAAGCAACCCGACGATACGAACATGCTCCGGTGAACCTCGAACGACAACGCGCTCTTTTACAGGGATAAAACGCACCTGATCGGTTACCGGCGCGTAGTGGATACGATTGGGGATAGGTGCATACCTTATCTGCCCTTCTAGAATGCCGGCCGCACCAGCCCCTTGCGTGTCGAGCGGCATACTACCTCCTCCTTTCTACGCCAAAGCCCCATCCGGCGCTTTCGTTGGGATGGGGCGATTTGACACGCCAATAGGTTATCGGATGGCTGTCTCTAGGCGCTAACTGAAAGAAGCGCGAGATTTTTATCGCTCGACCGAATTTTCACACACAGAGGGGCGTTGCACGGGTAAGCGGCAGATCGGAGTGACCCATCAGGTAGAGATCCACTCCACGAGCCGCTTCGCGGCCTTCAGCAATGGCCCAAACGATAAGCGACTGCCCACGTCGCATATCCCCACAGGCGAAGACACCAGGGACGCTGGTGGCATAGTTGCTATCTGTCTTTACATTGCCGCGCTGATCGAGCTCTACGCCCAATTGGGCTAATATGCCTCCGTGTTCGGGGTGTAGGAAGCCAAGGGCTAGCAACACAAGGTCTACCTCGAGTTCAAATTCAGATCCGGGTATCTCTTCCATGAGACGACGCCCTTCGGCATCTGGTTGACTCCACTGCACGCGCACGGCATGTAGTTTTTTGACTTTTCCGTTTTCTCCGGAAAAGGCCTTGGTGCTAACACACCACTCGCGAATACCGCCCTCTTCGTGGGCAGCGGAGGTACGAAGAATCATAGGGTAGCGTGGCCAAGGCATGGTCTCGTCTCGGCTTGAAGGGGGCTTAGGCATAATTTCAAACTGATAGACCTCTATGGCGCCCTGCCGATGGACGGTACCAAGGCAGTCTGCTCCGGTGTCGCCACCACCTAAAATGGCTACACGCTTGCCAGCAGCGGTGATTTGAGGTTTATCTTCGGGCCAAATGCCAGCAACACGGCGGTTTTGCTGGGGGAGAAACTCCATGGCAAAGTAGATGCCCTCTAGCTCGCGTCCGGGAACGTTGAGGTCGCGCGGCACGGTGCAGCCACCGGCAAGCACAATGGCATCGAAGTCACGCCGCAACTCCTCACCGGAGATATCTACCCCTACGTTAACATTGGGGCGGAAGATCACCCCCTCTTCCTCCATCTGTTGAAGCCGCCGATCTAGCACCCATTTTTCCAGCTTAAAATCGGGGATGCCATAGCGCAAAAGACCTCCAATACGGTCGGAGCGCTCGAA of Chthonomonas calidirosea T49 contains these proteins:
- a CDS encoding glutamate synthase subunit beta — protein: MADPKGFLKYQRELPPRRPVEERKKDWCEFYLEFPREKLQRQAARCMDCGIPFCHQGCPLGNIIPDWNDLTYRGRWREALAELHATNNFPEFTGKLCPAPCEAACVLGINQEPVTIRRIEESLALMGWDEGWIKPEPPTKRTGRKVAIVGSGPAGLACAQQLNRAGHTVTVFERSDRIGGLLRYGIPDFKLEKWVLDRRLQQMEEEGVIFRPNVNVGVDISGEELRRDFDAIVLAGGCTVPRDLNVPGRELEGIYFAMEFLPQQNRRVAGIWPEDKPQITAAGKRVAILGGGDTGADCLGTVHRQGAIEVYQFEIMPKPPSSRDETMPWPRYPMILRTSAAHEEGGIREWCVSTKAFSGENGKVKKLHAVRVQWSQPDAEGRRLMEEIPGSEFELEVDLVLLALGFLHPEHGGILAQLGVELDQRGNVKTDSNYATSVPGVFACGDMRRGQSLIVWAIAEGREAARGVDLYLMGHSDLPLTRATPLCV